A single region of the Salicibibacter cibi genome encodes:
- a CDS encoding SpoIIIAH-like family protein, with translation MVLKKQTVWLLTMLSLVAVLGVYFFTPDGPAEHETDLVSDEEASLEEFEGDLWEQFLEENPDSAVVVEEWEEDGESEESTEEAPAGGEEDGESEESTEEAPAKGEEDEETPADEDAPSEEETNEDAEVSADASDSSDWFSALRIQREENRSETREQYTDVLASSDTTTEEKNEAQEERERLQSIADQEHTLEQTIQSQGYNDVIVMSEADEVRILVESEELSRTEVVEINRIASEELGERPVSVGYHFDENETG, from the coding sequence TTGGTTTTGAAAAAACAAACGGTTTGGCTGTTGACGATGCTAAGTTTAGTTGCGGTTCTCGGTGTTTACTTCTTCACACCGGATGGCCCGGCGGAGCACGAAACGGACCTTGTCAGTGATGAGGAAGCGTCTTTGGAAGAATTTGAAGGCGACCTATGGGAACAATTTTTGGAAGAAAATCCTGACAGCGCCGTCGTTGTAGAAGAATGGGAAGAAGACGGCGAATCTGAAGAAAGTACGGAAGAAGCGCCTGCCGGGGGAGAGGAAGACGGCGAATCTGAAGAAAGCACAGAAGAAGCGCCTGCCAAGGGAGAGGAAGATGAGGAAACGCCGGCTGATGAAGATGCTCCATCCGAAGAAGAAACAAACGAAGATGCAGAAGTATCCGCAGACGCCTCGGATAGCAGCGACTGGTTCAGCGCCTTGCGAATTCAACGCGAGGAAAATCGTAGCGAGACGAGAGAACAGTACACGGATGTGTTAGCTTCAAGCGATACAACAACGGAAGAAAAAAATGAAGCGCAGGAAGAGCGGGAAAGGCTTCAATCAATTGCCGATCAAGAACATACGCTAGAGCAAACCATCCAATCCCAAGGCTATAACGATGTGATTGTCATGAGTGAAGCAGATGAAGTCAGAATTCTTGTTGAATCGGAAGAACTATCCAGAACCGAAGTCGTGGAAATTAACCGGATTGCCAGCGAGGAGCTGGGTGAACGCCCGGTTTCTGTAGGGTATCATTTTGATGAAAATGAAACAGGTTGA
- the xseB gene encoding exodeoxyribonuclease VII small subunit, with protein sequence MEDERNEETEKKQTFEADMKKLEYIIQQLEEGDVPLEKAIEMYQTGMKLSKRCHDQLQSVEKQMDRIVNDTGESLPLELEDHPSN encoded by the coding sequence GTGGAAGATGAAAGAAACGAAGAAACGGAAAAAAAGCAGACGTTTGAAGCAGACATGAAAAAACTTGAATATATTATCCAGCAACTCGAAGAAGGGGATGTCCCGTTGGAAAAAGCAATTGAGATGTATCAAACGGGAATGAAGCTATCCAAACGTTGCCATGACCAATTGCAGAGCGTCGAGAAGCAAATGGACCGCATTGTCAACGATACGGGAGAAAGCCTTCCGTTGGAATTGGAAGATCATCCGAGCAATTAG
- a CDS encoding Asp23/Gls24 family envelope stress response protein — protein MSEYQMLDIEEQENDLGKVEISPEVIEVIAGLATSEVEGIAALRGNLATGVAERFGKKNHGKGVKVELGDEGVVIDVSIVAYYGISVPDVANQVQRNIQQALETMTSIAMDKINVHVVGIYFEQPEEQQWQLEQTAD, from the coding sequence ATGAGCGAATATCAAATGCTTGATATCGAGGAACAGGAAAATGATCTGGGCAAAGTGGAAATATCCCCGGAAGTGATTGAAGTGATTGCCGGGCTTGCCACATCCGAAGTGGAGGGCATTGCAGCTTTACGCGGGAATTTGGCGACGGGTGTTGCCGAACGTTTTGGGAAAAAAAACCATGGCAAAGGTGTAAAGGTAGAGCTCGGAGACGAGGGTGTCGTCATTGATGTTTCGATCGTTGCCTACTACGGAATATCTGTCCCCGACGTTGCCAACCAAGTGCAACGAAACATTCAACAGGCGTTGGAAACAATGACCTCCATCGCGATGGACAAGATTAATGTACACGTCGTGGGCATCTATTTCGAACAACCGGAAGAACAACAATGGCAATTGGAACAAACGGCCGATTAA
- the nusB gene encoding transcription antitermination factor NusB encodes MNRRWARIRVVQALYQVEMTGIEWKAALQASMEDEEEANDYLFDVIPGVLDALREIDEQIARQLEHWALERVGNVDRAVMRLAVYEMQYRDDIPVNVALNEAINTAKAFGGDEAGKFVNGVLSNLRNARELEAKSENDSKDH; translated from the coding sequence ATGAACCGAAGATGGGCACGAATACGGGTAGTGCAGGCACTGTACCAAGTAGAAATGACCGGCATCGAATGGAAAGCGGCTCTCCAAGCCTCAATGGAAGATGAGGAAGAAGCAAATGATTATCTTTTTGACGTGATTCCCGGCGTCCTCGATGCGCTCCGGGAGATCGATGAACAAATTGCAAGGCAGCTGGAACATTGGGCTTTGGAGAGAGTGGGCAATGTTGATCGTGCCGTCATGCGTCTGGCAGTCTATGAAATGCAATATCGGGATGATATTCCAGTAAATGTAGCACTTAATGAAGCGATTAATACAGCGAAGGCATTTGGAGGGGATGAAGCAGGCAAATTTGTCAACGGAGTGTTATCGAACTTACGCAACGCGCGTGAATTGGAGGCAAAGAGCGAGAATGACAGCAAAGATCATTAG
- the xseA gene encoding exodeoxyribonuclease VII large subunit, with product MNPDQRYLSVTQLTRQIKGLIDKSPLLNDVFLRGEISNFKHHSRGHMYFTIKDEKARVSAVMFAGNNRALRFRPESGMKVLVRGNVSVYEPYGQYQLYVRMMEPDGIGQLYLAYEQLKRKLDSEGLFHASRKQPLPNFPAHIGVVTSKTGAVIRDIYTTVKRRYPQASISLYPVAVQGPEAAPGIVRALTQANEDGNDVLIAGRGGGSIEDLWAFNDEQVVRTVSALTTPIISAVGHETDVTLMDFVADIRAATPTAAAEIAVPSLIEWQEKVATQKNRLQQIMQQIVNAQKEKLAYMKNSYAFRYPEQLLKQKEQELDRNLDQLHRAMQTRMQMQRQQVNEQRRRIALLRPTHLLDQKRQLLETDTKQLEGNFQRLLTDKANRYERLLEKLALLNPMETLKRGYTVTYQDEQLVKTVDVVDLADELRIYFQDGYVEAEVTGKGTETFVTDKGDATGGR from the coding sequence ATGAATCCTGATCAGCGTTATCTTTCCGTGACCCAACTGACGAGGCAAATCAAAGGATTAATTGACAAAAGCCCGCTTTTGAACGACGTTTTTTTACGGGGGGAAATCTCGAATTTTAAGCACCACAGCCGTGGCCATATGTATTTCACGATAAAAGATGAAAAGGCGCGAGTGTCGGCAGTCATGTTCGCCGGCAACAATCGCGCCTTGCGTTTTCGGCCCGAAAGCGGGATGAAGGTGCTCGTTCGCGGAAATGTATCTGTCTATGAGCCGTATGGACAATATCAGTTGTATGTGCGAATGATGGAACCGGATGGGATTGGGCAATTGTATCTCGCCTATGAACAATTGAAAAGAAAACTGGATTCGGAAGGATTGTTTCACGCCTCCAGAAAACAGCCGCTTCCCAATTTTCCGGCTCATATTGGGGTGGTCACTTCAAAGACCGGAGCCGTTATCCGCGACATTTACACAACCGTAAAGCGTAGGTATCCGCAAGCCTCCATTTCCCTCTATCCGGTCGCCGTTCAAGGCCCTGAAGCAGCTCCGGGTATCGTTCGAGCGTTAACGCAAGCGAACGAAGACGGCAATGATGTTTTAATTGCCGGCAGAGGAGGAGGGTCAATCGAGGATTTATGGGCATTCAACGATGAACAGGTTGTCCGTACAGTTTCTGCCTTAACAACCCCGATCATCTCCGCGGTCGGCCATGAAACGGATGTTACATTAATGGATTTTGTTGCAGATATACGGGCGGCTACACCGACAGCCGCAGCCGAGATCGCTGTTCCATCGCTCATCGAATGGCAAGAGAAAGTTGCCACTCAAAAAAATCGCTTACAACAAATCATGCAACAAATCGTTAATGCCCAAAAAGAGAAACTGGCCTATATGAAGAATTCTTATGCGTTTCGTTATCCGGAACAACTGCTCAAACAAAAGGAACAAGAACTCGATCGAAACCTCGACCAATTGCATCGCGCTATGCAAACGCGCATGCAAATGCAAAGGCAACAGGTGAATGAACAGCGCCGGCGTATTGCTTTGCTAAGGCCAACGCATCTGCTCGATCAGAAAAGGCAGCTGCTTGAAACGGATACGAAGCAATTGGAAGGAAATTTTCAGCGGTTGCTGACGGATAAGGCAAACCGCTATGAACGTTTATTGGAAAAACTGGCCCTTCTTAATCCAATGGAAACATTAAAACGGGGATATACCGTAACGTACCAGGATGAGCAGTTGGTAAAAACCGTTGATGTCGTTGATTTAGCAGATGAATTGCGCATTTATTTTCAAGATGGCTATGTGGAAGCAGAAGTTACCGGAAAAGGAACCGAAACATTTGTAACTGATAAGGGGGATGCAACCGGTGGAAGATGA
- a CDS encoding polyprenyl synthetase family protein, producing MTKERLDQLIETHIPLLAKTIKAHVEALEAPPRLKEAMLYSLSTGGKRIRPLLLIAVAGSYKPVNGEMYKLGAAIEMVHTYSLIHDDLPSMDNDDMRRGKPTNHKVYGEALAILAGDALLTESFSLLGNINEQELSPRDALYLTRRLTEASGATGMVGGQIADLEAENRGVTLAELEWIHRHKTAAMLKFAAEAGGVIGGAPPEDISLLRPFAEEVGIAFQIKDDILDVEGNESAIGKPVGSDENNGKSTYPSLLSLSEAKHKLRNHMEKAEHMLRSLSVPAPDLFSVLSYIEDRDR from the coding sequence TTGACAAAAGAAAGACTCGACCAGCTGATTGAAACACACATTCCGCTTCTGGCGAAAACGATAAAGGCACACGTAGAAGCTTTAGAGGCGCCGCCCCGGTTAAAGGAAGCGATGCTTTACTCGTTAAGCACGGGGGGGAAACGGATTCGCCCACTCCTGCTGATTGCGGTTGCCGGCAGTTATAAGCCTGTCAATGGTGAAATGTATAAACTGGGAGCCGCCATTGAAATGGTGCACACGTACTCGCTTATCCATGATGATTTGCCGAGCATGGACAATGACGATATGAGGCGGGGCAAGCCGACCAACCATAAAGTATATGGGGAAGCGTTGGCGATCCTCGCCGGGGATGCACTTTTAACAGAGAGTTTTTCTTTGCTCGGAAACATAAATGAACAAGAACTGTCTCCCCGTGATGCCTTGTATTTAACCCGGCGCTTGACGGAAGCGAGTGGCGCAACCGGAATGGTCGGAGGTCAGATAGCTGATTTGGAAGCTGAGAACCGAGGGGTTACGCTCGCAGAGCTTGAATGGATCCATCGGCATAAAACCGCCGCCATGTTGAAGTTTGCCGCAGAAGCAGGTGGAGTGATCGGAGGAGCGCCACCGGAAGACATATCACTGCTTAGGCCATTCGCAGAGGAAGTAGGCATCGCTTTTCAAATTAAAGATGACATCCTCGATGTAGAGGGGAACGAATCGGCGATTGGAAAACCGGTGGGGAGTGACGAAAACAATGGCAAAAGCACTTACCCGAGTTTACTTTCCCTAAGCGAGGCAAAGCATAAATTACGCAACCATATGGAAAAGGCCGAGCATATGTTACGATCCCTTTCCGTACCCGCTCCCGATCTTTTTTCCGTCCTTTCCTATATTGAGGATAGGGATCGTTAA
- the folD gene encoding bifunctional methylenetetrahydrofolate dehydrogenase/methenyltetrahydrofolate cyclohydrolase FolD encodes MTAKIISGKELSKQLRGELADEVRELKMVPSLAVILVGDDPASHSYVRGKEKACKAAGIDSIVKRHPSSLREDELMAEIDAFNEDSSVHGILVQLPLPEHISENAVIERIAVNKDVDGFHPVNVGRLMTGKKAFTPCTPLGIMKMLEISGVELRGKRAVVVGRSQLVGRPVGQLLLNEDATVTYCHSKTKDLASHTSQADILIAAAGRAGMIGETHVKEGAAVIDVGVNRVESTGKLTGDVQFEEVNEKAGWITPVPGGVGPMTITMLLHNTVEAARGTMFDDES; translated from the coding sequence ATGACAGCAAAGATCATTAGCGGCAAAGAGTTATCCAAACAATTGCGAGGCGAGTTAGCTGACGAAGTCCGGGAATTAAAGATGGTGCCATCGCTTGCAGTTATCCTGGTCGGGGATGATCCTGCTTCGCACAGCTACGTGCGAGGGAAGGAAAAGGCCTGCAAAGCAGCAGGTATTGACTCCATTGTAAAGCGTCATCCCTCGTCATTGCGCGAGGATGAATTGATGGCCGAAATCGATGCGTTCAATGAAGACAGCAGTGTCCACGGCATTCTCGTGCAGCTGCCGTTGCCGGAACATATATCCGAAAATGCCGTCATCGAAAGAATTGCCGTAAACAAAGATGTGGATGGTTTTCATCCGGTCAATGTCGGACGGTTAATGACAGGGAAAAAAGCATTTACGCCCTGCACGCCGCTGGGCATCATGAAGATGTTGGAAATTAGTGGCGTTGAGCTAAGAGGCAAGCGTGCGGTCGTCGTTGGCAGGAGCCAGCTCGTAGGCAGACCGGTTGGGCAACTTTTATTGAATGAAGATGCCACGGTGACCTATTGCCATTCGAAGACAAAAGATTTGGCGTCACATACAAGCCAAGCGGATATTCTCATCGCTGCTGCCGGACGCGCAGGCATGATCGGCGAAACCCATGTTAAAGAAGGTGCAGCCGTTATTGACGTCGGCGTGAACCGTGTGGAGAGCACAGGGAAGCTGACCGGTGATGTGCAATTTGAAGAAGTCAATGAAAAAGCAGGGTGGATTACTCCTGTCCCCGGCGGTGTAGGTCCGATGACGATTACCATGCTCTTACATAATACCGTGGAAGCTGCCCGAGGAACGATGTTCGATGATGAATCCTGA
- the dxs gene encoding 1-deoxy-D-xylulose-5-phosphate synthase produces MDLETIQHPGFLKSLSRKQMDELAEDIRSFLISKLSVTGGHLGPNLGVVELTLMLHKLYDSPKDKIIWDVGHQTYVHKILTGRANRFDTLKQFQGLCGYAKRDESEHDVWEAGHSSTSLSAAMGMATARDLKGEDFNVLPVIGDGALTGGMALEAMNHIGHEQTDMTVILNDNEMSIAPNVGAMHNMLGRLRTTGGYRRTKEDLEYFVKKIPAFGGALSATADRLKSSVKYLLVSGIFFEEMGFTYLGPIDGHDFDELHSNLTYAKRTKGPVILHVVTKKGKGYKPAEEDASGAWHGPGPYKIESGDMIKKSGPPAYSAVFSDTLAKIAEKDERLVALTAAMPGGTKLDQFAKKFPERMFDVGIAEQHATTMSAGLSTQGMKPVFGVYSTFLQRGYDQLVHDVCRQNLNVVFGIDRSGLVGGDGETHQGVFDIAYLRHLPNMKIVIPKDENELQHMIHTAVANDDGPMAVRFPRGNGLGVEMDEELKTLPVGEWPVEQEGNDAVILAFSTMLPIAKEAAVQLKKRGISARVVNANSAKPLDEKQLDQIAQENIPILTMEEAVLKGGFGSAVLEYLNDQKHIGLQVKRIGLPDRYIEHGNPNNWYEELGLTANEAANSIYEMVPRKKQRA; encoded by the coding sequence ATGGATTTGGAAACCATTCAGCATCCCGGGTTCCTGAAAAGTTTATCACGCAAACAAATGGACGAGCTTGCCGAAGATATTCGTTCGTTCTTAATTTCCAAACTATCCGTTACAGGCGGACATTTGGGGCCAAACCTGGGTGTTGTGGAATTAACGCTTATGCTCCATAAACTTTATGATAGTCCGAAGGATAAAATCATTTGGGATGTGGGACATCAGACATACGTTCATAAAATCTTGACGGGACGAGCGAATCGTTTTGATACGTTAAAGCAATTTCAAGGTTTGTGCGGATATGCGAAACGAGACGAAAGTGAACACGATGTTTGGGAAGCGGGCCATAGTTCAACTTCCCTTTCTGCAGCGATGGGAATGGCTACGGCCCGGGATCTGAAAGGCGAAGATTTCAATGTCCTTCCCGTTATTGGAGATGGAGCTCTAACCGGGGGCATGGCATTGGAAGCCATGAACCATATTGGCCATGAACAAACGGATATGACCGTAATTTTGAATGATAATGAAATGTCCATTGCGCCAAATGTTGGTGCAATGCATAACATGCTCGGTCGTTTGCGCACGACAGGTGGTTATCGCAGAACGAAAGAGGATCTCGAGTACTTTGTCAAAAAAATCCCGGCTTTCGGCGGCGCATTAAGCGCAACTGCCGATCGGTTGAAGAGCAGTGTTAAATATTTGCTCGTCTCCGGTATTTTTTTCGAAGAAATGGGTTTTACGTACCTCGGACCGATCGATGGCCACGACTTTGACGAGCTCCATAGCAACTTAACCTATGCAAAACGTACGAAGGGGCCTGTGATCTTGCATGTGGTTACGAAAAAAGGGAAAGGGTACAAACCTGCCGAAGAAGACGCGAGTGGTGCCTGGCACGGTCCCGGACCATACAAAATAGAGTCCGGAGATATGATAAAGAAATCGGGTCCGCCCGCATATAGTGCTGTGTTTAGCGATACACTTGCGAAGATCGCGGAAAAAGACGAACGGCTTGTCGCTTTGACAGCGGCGATGCCGGGTGGTACAAAGCTCGATCAATTCGCAAAGAAATTTCCGGAGCGCATGTTTGATGTGGGGATCGCGGAACAACACGCGACAACGATGTCTGCCGGTCTTTCCACTCAGGGAATGAAGCCTGTGTTCGGTGTTTATTCGACATTTTTACAACGGGGATATGACCAACTCGTTCATGACGTTTGCCGTCAAAATCTGAACGTTGTTTTCGGCATTGACCGTTCCGGACTCGTCGGCGGAGACGGGGAGACGCATCAGGGTGTCTTCGATATTGCTTATCTTAGACATTTGCCGAATATGAAGATCGTCATTCCGAAAGATGAGAATGAGTTGCAGCATATGATTCATACCGCTGTCGCCAACGATGATGGACCGATGGCCGTTCGTTTTCCGCGGGGGAATGGACTCGGCGTTGAGATGGACGAGGAGTTAAAAACCTTGCCCGTCGGGGAATGGCCGGTGGAACAAGAAGGAAACGATGCTGTAATCCTTGCGTTCAGCACAATGTTGCCGATTGCAAAAGAAGCGGCTGTACAGTTGAAAAAACGCGGGATTTCTGCTCGTGTCGTGAATGCCAATTCTGCGAAGCCATTGGATGAAAAACAGCTGGATCAAATCGCCCAGGAAAACATTCCGATTTTAACGATGGAAGAAGCCGTTTTAAAAGGAGGGTTCGGAAGCGCCGTTCTCGAATATTTAAACGATCAAAAGCATATTGGATTGCAGGTAAAACGAATAGGCCTTCCCGATCGTTATATCGAACACGGAAACCCGAACAACTGGTATGAAGAATTGGGGCTTACGGCAAATGAGGCCGCAAACTCGATTTATGAAATGGTTCCGAGGAAAAAACAACGCGCATGA